The following proteins are co-located in the bacterium genome:
- the dnaK gene encoding molecular chaperone DnaK, which produces MSKVIGIDLGTTNSCVAVMEGKDAVVIANSEGGRTTPSVVAVNESGERLVGQIARRQAVTNPTNTIFAVKRLIGRKGSSKEVEKAKAVLPYEIQTLDNGDACVVLRGEKKSPQEISAYILQKMKQTAEDYLGEKVSQAVITVPAYFDDAQRQATKDAGRIAGLEVLRIINEPTAAALAYGVDKKGDKRIAVFDLGGGTFDISILELGEGVFEVKSTNGDTFLGGEDFDINIVNFLADEFKKDQAIDLRKDTMALQRLKEAAEKAKHELSTSMETDVNLPFITADASGPKHLNIKLTRAKLEALCDDLLSRLDQPCRTALSDAGYSAKDIDDVILVGGMTRMPAVQERVQKIFGKSPSKNINPDEAVAIGAAIQAGVLKGDVKDVLLLDVTPLSLGIETQGGIMTKLIDKNTTIPTKKSQVFSTATDSQPAVSIHVLQGEREMASNNKTLGRFELVGIPLAPRGVPQIEVTFDIDANGIVHVSAKDLGTGKEQSIKITASSGLSEEEIKKMVRDAEEHAAEDKERKLLVEARNQLDGLIYSTEKSLNEHGSALEAADKTQLETALEDAKRTLKDSQSPSEIQSATERLTQVAHKLAEQMYKAAAQAQAGQAGATQDGAAEQTSTSSSSTGASGDDVVDADYEEVK; this is translated from the coding sequence GTCGTCAGGCTGTGACAAATCCAACCAATACAATTTTCGCCGTTAAGCGTCTGATTGGACGTAAGGGCTCGAGCAAGGAAGTCGAGAAGGCTAAGGCGGTGTTGCCTTACGAAATTCAAACACTCGACAATGGCGATGCTTGCGTTGTGTTGCGTGGTGAGAAGAAAAGCCCGCAGGAAATTTCTGCTTACATTTTGCAAAAAATGAAACAAACTGCTGAAGATTACCTCGGCGAGAAGGTAAGCCAAGCTGTGATTACAGTTCCGGCTTATTTTGATGATGCTCAGCGTCAAGCCACAAAGGATGCCGGCCGTATCGCTGGTCTTGAAGTATTACGTATCATAAACGAACCAACTGCCGCTGCACTTGCTTATGGTGTAGATAAGAAGGGTGACAAGCGCATCGCAGTTTTTGACCTTGGTGGTGGAACATTCGATATTTCAATCCTTGAACTTGGGGAAGGCGTATTTGAAGTTAAGTCTACTAACGGTGACACTTTCTTAGGCGGTGAAGATTTCGATATTAATATCGTTAATTTTCTTGCTGATGAATTCAAAAAAGACCAAGCGATTGATTTACGTAAAGACACCATGGCTTTGCAGCGTCTGAAAGAAGCCGCTGAAAAAGCTAAACACGAGCTTTCGACTTCAATGGAAACAGATGTAAATCTCCCATTTATTACTGCCGATGCCTCTGGTCCAAAGCACTTAAATATTAAGTTAACACGTGCCAAGCTGGAAGCACTTTGCGACGATCTCTTGAGTCGCCTCGATCAGCCTTGCCGCACGGCCTTAAGTGACGCGGGTTATTCTGCTAAAGACATTGACGATGTGATTCTTGTCGGTGGAATGACGCGCATGCCTGCAGTGCAAGAACGCGTGCAGAAAATTTTTGGCAAATCGCCAAGTAAGAATATTAACCCGGATGAAGCTGTTGCAATTGGCGCGGCGATTCAAGCTGGCGTGCTTAAGGGCGATGTTAAGGACGTGCTACTACTTGACGTGACGCCATTAAGTCTTGGGATTGAAACCCAAGGCGGCATCATGACTAAGTTGATTGATAAGAATACAACTATTCCTACTAAGAAAAGCCAGGTTTTTTCCACGGCAACTGATAGCCAGCCAGCTGTAAGTATTCACGTGCTACAAGGTGAGCGTGAAATGGCGTCAAATAACAAAACGCTTGGTCGTTTTGAGCTTGTCGGTATTCCACTTGCACCGCGCGGTGTGCCGCAAATCGAAGTTACCTTTGATATTGACGCAAACGGCATTGTGCATGTTTCGGCTAAAGACCTGGGCACAGGTAAAGAGCAGTCAATTAAGATCACTGCCAGCTCAGGACTTTCTGAGGAAGAAATCAAAAAGATGGTGCGCGATGCTGAAGAGCATGCAGCTGAAGACAAGGAGCGCAAGCTGCTTGTTGAAGCGCGTAACCAGCTTGATGGTTTAATTTACTCAACCGAAAAATCCTTGAATGAGCATGGTAGTGCCCTTGAAGCTGCCGATAAAACTCAATTGGAAACTGCCCTTGAAGATGCAAAACGCACGCTTAAGGATTCGCAGAGTCCAAGTGAAATTCAGTCTGCAACTGAGCGCTTAACACAAGTTGCCCATAAGCTTGCCGAGCAAATGTATAAAGCTGCAGCTCAAGCCCAAGCCGGACAGGCTGGCGCTACTCAAGACGGAGCAGCAGAACAGACCTCAACTTCAAGTTCGTCAACAGGCGCTAGTGGCGACGATGTAGTTGATGCTGATTACGAAGAGGTTAAGTAG
- the dnaJ gene encoding molecular chaperone DnaJ, whose product MSKRDYYEILGVARSASADEIKKAYRQAALKFHPDRNPGNKEAEAKFKEASEAYSVLSDADNRRKYDQFGHAAFGSGAGGGFQGDFSHFAEDIFGDLFGAFFGTSGGSRTQSRVKRGRDLQFSLEITLEESATGIEKQISYARPAPCETCEGSGAKKGTSAETCKQCGGAGQIRMQQGFFAISRPCAVCRGEGKVVANPCADCNGAGQKTKKVKLNVKVPAGIDDGQRLKLQGEGEMLGKGAVNGDLYVVVQIKDHKFFERRESEIYCEVPISYTQAVLGGEVEVPTLHGKVSLKIPSGTQSGKVFRIRGKGVPDIQSGKVGDQHVRIYVAVPKSVAGEERKIIEQLAKVEGKPLPAEGKSFFNKVRDLFD is encoded by the coding sequence ATGTCAAAACGTGATTATTATGAAATTTTAGGCGTAGCGCGCAGTGCTTCTGCTGATGAAATTAAGAAAGCCTATCGTCAAGCTGCGTTGAAATTTCATCCCGACCGTAATCCCGGCAATAAGGAAGCTGAAGCTAAATTTAAAGAGGCATCGGAAGCCTATAGCGTGCTTTCTGATGCGGACAATCGCCGCAAGTATGATCAGTTCGGACATGCAGCTTTTGGTAGTGGTGCCGGCGGGGGCTTCCAAGGCGATTTCAGTCATTTTGCCGAAGACATTTTTGGCGATTTATTCGGAGCTTTTTTTGGAACAAGTGGGGGTTCGCGCACACAGAGTCGAGTGAAGCGCGGTAGGGACTTACAGTTCTCGCTTGAAATCACGCTTGAAGAATCTGCAACTGGCATAGAAAAACAAATTTCCTATGCACGCCCCGCGCCGTGTGAAACTTGCGAAGGCAGTGGCGCCAAAAAGGGAACAAGCGCAGAGACCTGTAAGCAGTGCGGTGGCGCAGGCCAAATCCGCATGCAACAAGGATTCTTTGCGATCTCTCGTCCTTGTGCAGTGTGTCGCGGTGAAGGAAAAGTTGTCGCCAATCCCTGCGCTGACTGTAATGGGGCAGGCCAAAAAACCAAGAAAGTTAAGCTCAACGTCAAAGTCCCAGCAGGGATTGATGATGGTCAGCGTTTAAAACTTCAAGGCGAAGGTGAAATGCTAGGTAAGGGTGCTGTCAATGGTGACCTTTACGTCGTGGTGCAAATTAAAGACCATAAATTTTTTGAGCGCCGCGAATCAGAAATTTATTGTGAAGTTCCAATTAGCTACACTCAGGCTGTTTTAGGTGGTGAGGTTGAAGTTCCGACATTGCATGGTAAGGTGTCGCTGAAAATTCCATCTGGCACTCAATCCGGAAAAGTATTTAGAATCCGTGGAAAGGGCGTTCCAGATATTCAAAGCGGAAAAGTAGGGGATCAGCATGTTCGGATTTATGTTGCAGTGCCAAAGTCAGTTGCCGGAGAAGAACGAAAAATTATTGAACAGCTTGCAAAGGTCGAAGGCAAACCTCTGCCGGCCGAGGGGAAGTCGTTTTTCAACAAAGTGCGCGATCTCTTCGACTAG